In Anopheles gambiae chromosome 2, idAnoGambNW_F1_1, whole genome shotgun sequence, a single window of DNA contains:
- the LOC1277158 gene encoding muscle M-line assembly protein unc-89 isoform X2 — protein sequence MSEQMEQVGLPPGWDCKYDSRTGRYYYVNLFTKTTQWEDPRARIRQLQTGAPLHISNDSISMQPVHGSPYHVYPASNSFYPAQAAFQNPPSGVPSLNASPNLAQRLQQQQQQQHIEMSPMVRSSPRMGLGRQGMVETTFTTNVTAAETDLTVAKINSMFPTVPETHIRMLLKKYYNREAVVISALQVEKHPLTTPGPYSTPPLGHRPFHNTAMGVVSAFQMTPVLGGRSEMSSSRTGSPVPRPASGASGSYAGGYGSPRNGPADGYRSSPKPHSSPKMKLRYMKSIFPKAEETLILDVLANADNNVQTASQQLLKMGYDKREQPVPQRSSASRKGTGTSQATEDDKKEELKTPTPKLKSPEEKKKIKARLQTKYKDTPEKIILMALESVDYSEERAKKILNIVIQEDRDKKKSVKIETPHKAEEDKENARASAGPSRSNSTASSQPRTPLLAKRAHDGSGVAVAPSQDPGKTTVDGTVKATEQQQEGAAAEASTTIAASLEADHSPGASTTESSSSDTTPDDSSSPDSSPATKLRDGDGVRSVGKQNRPKAKTDHAKTSSSEDESSEQQQMGTDGKLDGKSPQLASRIPTKGPNMKLFKGPNDDLLLTDYVTWNGANPDLAKGSQKKSTGPDRAIRTERTYKPHGPNAELCKGPVGSLAKGSMYTQLMKDVKCN from the exons ATGTCCGAGCAAATGGAGCAAGTAGGGCTACCGCCCGGTTGGGATTGTAAATACGATTCCAGAACAGGTCGCTA CTACTACGTGAACCTGTTCACCAAAACGACGCAATGGGAGGATCCGCGGGCCAGGATCCGTCAGCTGCAAACTGGAGCACCACTTCACATCTCGAACGATAGCATTTCCATGCAG CCAGTGCATGGTTCTCCCTATCATGTGTACCCCGCCAGTAACTCGTTCTATCCAGCCCAGGCCGCCTTCCAGAATCCACCCTCCGGTGTGCCGAGCCTTAATGCTAGCCCCAACCTTGCCCAAAgattgcaacagcagcagcagcagcaacacatc gAAATGTCACCGATGGTACGGTCCAGCCCGCGGATGGGGCTCGGCCGCCAGGGCATGGTCGAGACGACGTTCACCACGAACGTGACGGCGGCCGAAACCGATCTCACGGTCGCTAAAATTAACTCCATGTTTCCCACCGTGCCGGAAACCCACATCCGGATGCTGCTGAAGAA GTACTACAACCGTGAGGCGGTCGTAATAAGCGCCTTGCAGGTGGAGAAGCATCCGCTAACGACGCCCGGCCCGTACTCGACGCCACCGCTCGGCCACCGGCCCTTCCACAACACGGCGATGGGCGTCGTGTCCGCGTTCCAGATGACGCCCGTGCTCGGCGGGCGCAGTGAGATGTCCAGCTCGCGCACCGGCAGCCCGGTACCGCGTCCGGCCAGCGGTGCCAGCGGCAGCTACGCCGGCGGATACGGATCGCCCCGGAACGGACCGGCGGACGGGTATCGCAGCTCGCCGAAGCCCCACTCGTCGCCGAAGATGAAGCTGAG GTACATGAAGAGCATCTTCCCGAAGGCGGAGGAAACGCTCATCCTGGACGTGCTGGCCAATGCGGACAACAACGTGCAGACCGCTTCCCAGCAGCTGCTCAAGATGGGCTACGACAAGCGCGAGCAGCCCGTGCCGCAGCGCAGTTCCGCCTCCCGCAAGGGTACCGGCACGTCCCAAGCGACCGAGGACGACAAAAAGGAGGAGCTGAAAACACCGACACCGAAGCTCAAGTCGccggaggaaaagaaaaaaa TAAAAGCACGCCTGCAGACCAAGTACAAAGATACGCCGGAAAAGATCATACTGATGGCGCTGGAAAGCGTGGACTACTCGGAGGAGCGCGCCAAAAAGATACTGAACATTGTCATCCAGGAGGACAGGGACAAGAAGAAGAGCGTCAAGATCGAGACACCCCACAAGGCGGAGGAGGATAAGGAGAATGCACGCGCCAGTGCTGGGCCAAG TCGAAGCAATAGCACCGCTTCATCGCAGCCTCGCACACCGCTGCTGGCCAAACGGGCCCACGATGGTAGCGGCGTGGCTGTGGCCCCTTCCCAGGACCCGGGCAAGACGACGGTGGACGGCACTGTTAAAGCAACCGAACAACAGCAGGAAGGCGCGGCAGCAGAAGCTTCAACAACCATCGCAGCGAGCCTGGAAGCGGACCACTCGCCCGGTGCTAGTACGACGGAATCGTCCAGCAGCGACACTACACCGGATGACTCGTCGTCCCCGGACTCGTCACCGGCGACCAAGCTGCGAGACGGCGACGGTGTCCGGAGCGTTGGCAAGCAGAACCGCCCGAAAGCAAAAACCGATCACGCAAA AACATCCTCCTCGGAAGACGAATccagcgagcagcagcagatgggcACCGATGGCAAGCTGGACGGCAAGTCACCGCAGCTAGCGTCCCGCATCCCCACCAAGGGACCGAACATGAAGCTGTTCAAGGGTCCGAACGATGATTTGCTGCT TACCGATTACGTCACCTGGAACGGTGCCAATCCCGATCTGGCCAAGGGCAGCCAAAAGAAATCGACCGGACCGGATCGTGCGATACGCACCGAGCGGACGTACAAACCGCACGGACCCAACGCCGAACTGTGCAAAGGGCCGGTTGGGTCGCTCGCCAAGGGCAGCATGTACACGCAGCTGATGAAGGATGTCAAGTGTAACTAG